CCCCCTAGCCTTAACAGTGCTCTACCCCCAGTAGTATTCGTCCGAGGCGCTACCTAAATAGCTTTCGGGGAGAACCAGCTATCTCCAGGTTTGATTGGCCTTTCACCCCTAGCCACAAGTCATCCGCTAATTTTTCAACATTAGTCGGTTCGGTCCTCCAGTTGATGTTACTCAACCTTCAACCTGCCCATGGCTAGATCACCTGGTTTCGGGTCTAATCCTAGCAACTGTACGCCCAGTTAAGACTCGGTTTCCCTACGGCTCCCCTAAACGGTTAACCTTGCTACTAAAATTAAGTCGCTGACCCATTATACAAAAGGTACGCAGTCACACCACGAAGGTGCTCCTACTGCTTGTACGTACACGGTTTCAGGTTCTATTTCACTCCCCTCACAGGGGTTCTTTTCGCCTTTCCCTCACGGTACTGGTTCACTATCGGTCAGTCAGTAGTATTTAGCCTTGGAGGATGGTCCCCCCATATTCAGACAGGATATCACGTGTCCCGCCCTACTCGTTTTCACTGATTATGATGTGTCGGTTACGGGGCTATCACCCTTTATTGCGAGACTTTCCAGACTCTTCACCTGCATCATTAAAAGCTTAAGGGCTAATCCAATTTCGCTCGCCGCTACTTTCGGAATCTCGGTTGATTTCTCTTCCTCGGGGTACTTAGATGTTTCAGTTCCCCCGGTTTGCCTCCTGTTGCTATGTATTCACAACAGGATACTTGCTTATGCAAGTGGGTTTCCCCATTCAGGAATCCCAGACTCAAAAGGTTATTACTACCTAATCTGGGCTTATCGCAAGTTATTACGCCTTTCATCGCCTCTGACTGCCAAGGCATCCACCGTGTACGCTTAGTCACTTAACCATACAACCCGAAAGGGTCTCTGTTTTACTTTCGCTTTTGAAAAGCGAAAACAAACTAGTATGGCAACTAACCAAGGTTTTTGGTTGTCATCAAGAAGGGTTAATTCCTGATAACTGTTTGCCGGACTCAATTGTGAATCAAACTAAGTTTGATTCGAATACAAGACACTTGAATGTGTTTGTTGTGTTTACCTAATGAAAGATAAACATTGAGAACTTTTAAATTTGATTGAATTACTCGTAAGTAAATCAATCAGTCAGCTTTCCAAATTGTTAAAGAGCATGAGACTTTAAGAACCAGTGTTCTAAAATTCACATTTTCTAAAGACTCTCAGGGTCAAACACACCAACCAACGACAAAAGAAGTGGTTTGGATATGACTATAACCAAGAATATTTAGAGAATGGTGGGCGATACCGGGCTCGAACCAGTGACCCCCTGCTTGTAAGGCAGGTGCTCTCCCAACTGAGCTAATCGCCCACGATAGTTTTAATTCCTTCGCGGAGAAAGAATGGTGGGTCGTGCAGGATTCGAACCTGCGACCAATTGATTAAAAGTCAACTGCTCTACCAACTGAGCTAACGACCCAATGGTATCCCGTAGGGGAGTCGAACCCCTGTTACCGCCGTGAAAGGGCGGTGTCCTAGGCCTCTAGACGAACGGGACACTGCAATTCATCTCTACTTTAAAAGTAGAAACAAACTTCGAAGAACTTGGGAGTTCTTCATCTCTTTGCTTTTCTAAACCTAATCAATCTGTGTGGACACTCATCGTAAGTATCTTCGTATAAGGAGGTGATCCAGCCCCAGGTTCCCCTAGGGCTACCTTGTTACGACTTCACCCCAGTCATGAACCACAAAGTGGTGAGCGTCCTCCTCGAAAGGTTAAACTACCCACTTCTTTTGCAGCCCACTCCCATGGTGTGACGGGCGGTGTGTACAAGGCCCGGGAACGTATTCACCGTGACATTCTGATTCACGATTACTAGCGATTCCGACTTCATGGAGTCGAGTTGCAGACTCCAATCCGGACTACGACGCACTTTTTGGGATTCGCTCACTATCGCTAGCTTGCTGCCCTCTGTATGCGCCATTGTAGCACGTGTGTAGCCCTACTCGTAAGGGCCATGATGACTTGACGTCGTCCCCACCTTCCTCCGGTTTATCACCGGCAGTCTCCCTGGAGTTCCCGACATTACTCGCTGGCAAACAAGGATAAGGGTTGCGCTCGTTGCGGGACTTAACCCAACATTTCACAACACGAGCTGACGACAGCCATGCAGCACCTGTCTCAGAGCTCCCGAAGGCACACCTGCGTCTCCGCTGGCTTCTCTGGATGTCAAGAGTAGGTAAGGTTCTTCGCGTTGCATCGAATTAAACCACATGCTCCACCGCTTGTGCGGGCCCCCGTCAATTCATTTGAGTTTTAATCTTGCGACCGTACTCCCCAGGCGGTCTACTTAACGCGTTAGCTCCGAAAGCCACGGCTCAAGGCCACAACCTCCAAGTAGACATCGTTTACGGCGTGGACTACCAGGGTATCTAATCCTGTTTGCTCCCCACGCTTTCGCATCTGAGTGTCAGTGTCTGTCCAGGGGGCCGCCTTCGCCACTGGTATTCCTTCAGATCTCTACGCATTTCACCGCTACACCTGAAATTCTACCCCCCTCTACAGCACTCTAGTTCACCAGTTTCAAATGCAGTTCCGAGGTTGAGCCCCGGGCTTTCACATCTGACTTAATGAACCACCTGCATGCGCTTTACGCCCAGTAATTCCGATTAACGCTCGCACCCTCCGTATTACCGCGGCTGCTGGCACGGAGTTAGCCGGTGCTTCTTCTGTTGCTAACGTCAAGATGTGCAGCTATTAACTACACACCCTTCCTCACAACTGAAAGTACTTTACAACCCGAAGGCCTTCTTCATACACGCGGCATGGCTGCATCAGGCTTTCGCCCATTGTGCAATATTCCCCACTGCTGCCTCCCGTAGGAGTCTGGACCGTGTCTCAGTTCCAGTGTGGCTGATCATCCTCTCAGACCAGCTAGGGATCGTCGCCTTGGTGAGCCATTACCTCACCAACTAGCTAATCCCACCTAGGCATATCTTGACGCGAGAGGCCCGAAGGTCCCCCTCTTTGGCCCGTAGGCATTATGCGGTATTAGCCATCGTTTCCAATGGTTATCCCCCACATCAAGGCAATTTCCTAGGCATTACTCACCCGTCCGCCGCTCGACGCCCATTAACGCACCCGAAGGATTGTTAGTGTCGTTTCCGCTCGACTTGCATGTGTTAGGCCTGCCGCCAGCGTTCAATCTGAGCCATGATCAAACTCTTCAATTTAAGATTTTGTGACTCAACGAATACTGACTTCAAAACTAATATTCATTCGCTCTTTCGAAAAAGATTGATGAACATGTAATTCTAAAGCTATTACCATTCCAACAGAATGGTAATGAATTGACTGTGCCGAATAACTACAAGTAGTTAAACGTATTGGTCACTCAGTTCATTGAAATCAATTTTGATTCCGAAGAATCTGTTTTATCTAACGATAAAACGTTTTGATATTCATCAACGAGTGCCCACACAGATTGATAGGTTTAAATTGTTAAAGAGCTTTTCCTTTTTGAGCTTCGCTCAAACCGGACGGCCATTTTAGCGATTTAAGTTTTAGTGTCAACCACTATTTTCAAAACTTTTTTCAAGCGCTTAGCTTGGCTAATTTGACCTGCTGATTCGTTTTCGCTTTTGAAACCTAAGCTTCGAAGCCATCCCGTGTCAGCGAGGTGGCATTATAGAGATTTCGATCACACTGGCAAGCCCTTTTTGAAGTTTTTCTTACTTTCTTGATTGTTCGAGCGTTTTTTGTTCAAAACACCCCATTTTCACTAGTATTCCCCTTAATTAAGGGCTTAATGTGCCTATATAAAGGAGGATTTATGAGTTCAAAACGCAGTTATAAAGGAATATCCCCTCAGATTGGACAAGGTGTCTATATAGATACAAGTTCTGTACTGGTTGGTGATATCAAAATCGGTGACGACTCTAGTGTGTGGCCTTTAGTTGCAGCTCGAGGAGATGTGAACCACATTCATATTGGAGATAGAACAAATATCCAAGACGGCAGCGTTTTGCACGTCACCCATAAGAATGCAGAAAACCCTGAGGGTTATCCTCTACTAATAGGCAATGATGTCACTATCGGTCATAAAGTAATGCTGCATGGCTGCACCATTGAAGATCGTGTACTTGTTGGTATGGGAGCTATCGTGCTTGATGGCGTGGTTATTAAAGAAGATGTGATGATTGGCGCTGGTAGCTTGGTTCCGCCTAATAAGGTACTTGAAAGCGGTTATCTCTATGTAGGAAGCCCAGTAAAACAAGCACGCCCATTAAATGATAAAGAGCGTGCCTTTTTACAGAAGTCAGCTGACAACTATGTTCAGAATAAAAACGACTATTTAGATTCTGTGTTGCCAGTCTAAAGCACTTTGATCTGAATCCGATTAGAGGAGTCATACTCCTCTTCTTCTATTAACCCTTCAGCTAGCTCTTCAATATCAAAACGTAACTCTGAAAAGATAACTAAAGCTTGATCGCCTTCTTCTATATCTTTACCTGCCAATCGAGACAGTTCTTCAATAGACATAACACACTCAATCAGTGCGCCAGACTGCTGTGCTGGGAAGATGATTGATTGACTTTCTTCATCCCAATCTTGGATATCAGGAAATAGAATTGATTGATTCATTTTTTATAAATACCTCATTACATCTCTAGGTTTTTACGTAGTTCTCTTAAAATCTGTTTTGTTCCCGGACGAAGGCCACGCCATAGCATAAAGCTCTCTGCAGCCTGCCCCACTAGCATGCCTAAACCATCATAAGCAGCGTGAACACCATTATCTAATGCCCACTGATTGAATACCGTGTTGCCCGATCCGTAAACCATGTCATAAACGGCACTATTAGAATTGAAGATAATCTCAGAAACTTCAGGAAGCTGACCACTTAGGCCAGACGAGGTCGAGTTAATAATGACATCAAACCCTTCATTAACATCGCTTAACCCCATTCCTTTGATGTTTCCATGTGAAGAAAACATCTCGGCCAGAAGTTCAGCCTTTGAACTGGTTCGATTAGCGACTACCAACTGGTGTGGCTTTTGGTCGAGAAGAGGTTGAATTACTCCTCGAGCAGCACCACCAGCGCCAAGCAGAAGAACGCGAGCCCCTTCGAGCATAACTTGATGTTGAAGAAGGTCTTGAACTAAACCCTCACCATCGGTGTTATCACCAATGATTTCTCCGTCATCTAATTTCTTAAGGGTATTTACGGCACCTGCTAGTTCAGCTCTTTCAGTCAGGCGATTAGCGAACTGATAAGCATCTTCTTTAAATGGCGCTGTGACATTACACCCTCTACCACCTTCACTAAAAAAAGCTTGAGCAGCAATGATGAATTCACCTTGTTCTGGCTGGAGTGCTGTATAGGTAAGTTGTTGGCTGGTTTGGCGAGCAAATAATGTATGAATGAATGGCGATTTGCTTTGCCCAATAGGATTACCGAAAACGGCATAACGATCTACTTGCTGTGTCATATCCTTACCTAACAGAAATAATAAAAAGGGTCATCTATATAGATGACCCTATCACTATCCCTATAAGGAAGGAAGAACTACCAAACTCGAGGTTTGAGGTAGTCACTATAAAGAAGAGCTTCTGGTGAACCCGCTTGTGGTTCGTAGCGGTATTCCCAACGAGCCAACGGCGGCATAGACATCAATATAGACTCTGTGCGACCACCACTTTGCAGACCAAACAGGGTGCCACGGTCGTAAACTAGGTTAAATTCAACATAGCGACCACGACGATAAAGTTGGAAGTCACGCTCGCGCTCACCGTAAGACGTCTGTTTGCGTCGTTCTACAATTGGTAGATAGGCGGCTGCAAAGCCTTCACCGACAGCCTGCATATAAGCAAAGCTCTTATCGAAACCCCACTCATTCAGATCATCAAAGAACAGACCACCAACACCGCGTGTTTCGTCTCGGTGAGGCAGATAGAAGTATTTATCACACCACTCTTTATGTTCTTGGTAAACGTCCTCACCAAATGGTGCGCACAGATCTTTAGCGGTTTGATGCCAAGACTGGCAATCTTCATCAAAAGGATAGAATGGTGTTAAATCAAAACCACCACCAAACCACCAAATTGGGTCTTCACCTTCTTTTTCCGCAATAAAGAATCGAACGTTCGCGTGTGAGGTTGGGATGTATGGGTTTTTAGGGTGGATTACTAATGAAACGCCCATAGCTTCAAACTTACGTCCGGCTAATTCAGGGCGGTGAGCGGTTGCTGAAGCTGGCATTGCCTTACCTGCAACGTGAGAAAAGTTAACACCACCTTGCTCAAAGACCGCACCGTTGGTCATCACGCGAGTTCGACCACCGCCACCAAGGCGTTCGCCAGGTTCACGCTCCCAAGCATCTTCTTCAAACAGTGCTGTGCCATCAGCTTGCTCAAGCTGTTGGCAAATCGAATCTTGTAGGCTCAGTAAAAACTGTTTTACTGCTTCTTTATCAATTGCTGACATCTATCTTCCTTTGCAGGGTTTAACCCTGTCTTAATATTTTCGACGTTTTTGCATCTCTAATTTCGCTTGGCTTCTCACGACCACCCGTTTGACCTTCGAGAATAGCCACCAAATGTTGACCCAGTTGCTGTTGAACTTCTTCAGTCGTCATACAAGGCGGTTCACCTGTCAGGTTAGCACTGGTCGAGGTTAACGGCTTACCGAATTCATTACACATTCTTTGAACCAAAGGGTGATCAGTCACTCGCACCGCGATGGATTCAAATTGGCCACTGACCCAGTCAGTTACTTTACTGCTGGTTGGCATTATCCAAGTCACAGGCCCCGGCCATGTTGCTTTTACGGTCGCTAACTGTGCTTCCGTCAACTGGCTTTCGTCAATATAGGGCAGCAACTGCTCGTAACTCGCAGCAATTAGGATCAACCCTTTCTCCATCGGCCGCTGTTTTAAATCGAGCAATTTCTTAATGGCTTGTGGATTATCGGGATCACAACCGACCCCAAAAACGCCTTCTGTCGGGTAAGCAATGACTTCACCTTGTTGTAATGCCTGCAAAGTATGTTGAAAGTTATCCAAGGGTTGCCTCATTAATTCTGTTATCGAACTCACTAAGTGTACAAATTATCATTCACTGTGACTAAAGCTATTTGTTTATAAAATGTATCAATTAACAACTTAGACTGACGCAAACGTTTTCCTTAAGCAATTTTACCCGTATAATGCGCGCAAAATATCTAATCACTAATTAAATCGTACCTGAAGGAGTTTGAGATGACTGTCGGTATTATCATGGGTTCTAAATCTGATTGGCCAACAATGAAGCTAGCTGCAGAAATGTTGGATCAGTTTGGCGTGGCGTACGAAACAAAAGTGGTTTCTGCTCACCGCACACCTCAGTTGCTTGCTGACTACGCAACCAGTGCGAAAGAGCGCGGTATTAAAGTGATTATTGCTGGTGCTGGCGGTGCTGCGCATCTTCCGGGCATGGCTGCAGCTTTCACAAGCGTACCTGTTTTAGGTGTTCCTGTTCAGTCTAAAGCACTGAAAGGCATGGACTCACTGCTTTCTATCGTACAAATGCCAAAAGGCATTGCGGTAGGTACTTTGGCTATCGGTGAAGCTGGTGCCGCTAACGCTGGTATCCTAGCAGCTCAAATCATTGGTACTCACAATGAAAAAGTAATGGCAAAAGTAGAAGCGTTCCGCTCTGAGCAAACAGAAACGGTTCTTGCTAATCCAAACCCTGCAGAGGACTAATTCCCATGCATGTTCTTGTGTTAGGCGCGGGCCAACTTGCTCGCATGATGTCCCTAGCTGGGGCACCGCTGAATATTGAAATTTCTGCTTTTGATGTTGGCAGCAAAAATATTGTTCATCCATTAACGCAAGCGATTCTAGGCAACGGCTTAGACAATGCGATTGAGCATGCGGACGTCATCACTGCCGAGTTCGAACATATCCCTCATGATGTTCTTGAGGTGTGTGAGCGCAGCGGTAAGTTCTTACCGACAACAGAAGCAATCAAAGCCGGCGGTGACCGTCGTCTTGAAAAAGCCCTGTTAGACGAAGCAAACGTGAAAAATGCTAAGTACTACGTGATTAACTCTCGCGAAGACTTTGACGCTGCGATTGCTCACGTAGGCTTGCCAATGGTCTTGAAGAGCACACTTGGCGGCTACGATGGCAAAGGCCAGTGGCGCTTAAAGACATTAGATAATGTTGAGTCAACTTGGACAGAAATGGCTGAGTGCATTGCAGCAACAGACAACCAAGCGATTGTGGCTGAAGAGTTCGTTCCGTTTGACCGCGAAGTATCACTGGTTGGTGCTCGTGGCGCCAATGGCGAGATCCAAGTGTACCCACTGGCTGAAAATGTTCACACCGACGGCGTGTTGAGCTTATCTACAGCGATTGATGACATTGAACTGCAAGAGCAAGCGAAAAACATGTTCACAGCCATTGCTGAGCGCTTAGATTACGTTGGTGTGCTAGCACTTGAGTTCTTTGATGTTCAAGGTTCACTGCTTGTTAATGAGATCGCACCACGCGTTCATAACTCTGGCCACTGGACACAGCAAGGCGCTGAAACTTGTCAGTTTGAGAACCACCTACGTGCTGTATGTGGTATGCCGCTAGGCAGTACTAAACTGATTCGCCCAACCGCAATGATCAACATTCTTGGTGAAGATACCCTACCTGAGGCTATTCTGGCTCAAGGTGGCTGTCATGTTCATTGGTATGGCAAAGAGAAGCGTGCAGGTCGTAAGATGGGCCACATTAACGTGAGCGCTGACTACAACGCAGAGCTGCAAAGAGCGTTATGCTCACTGGCAGACATTCTCGACAAACAAGCCTATCCTGCTGTGCATGAGTTTGCTGAGCAGATGAAGTAAACCTACATTGTGGATTTGATATAAAAATGGCGCTCAGTGAGCGCCGTTTTTTTGTCTATAACATCAGGTTATTGAGATTGAATGTGGTGACACTTGCGGTCTGCACATTGCTTCTTAGCGCCACTGGCTGTTTTCTTCTCAAGTAACAATGGGAACTGGCACTCTTCACAACGACCGATAACTGGTGGTTGGTTAACTGCGAACTTACACTTAGGGTAGTTATCACAAGCATAGAAGGTTTTGCCATAGCGAGATTTACGCTCAACCAAATGGCCTCTGCCACACTCCGGACAAGCAACAAGTGGCTGCTCTTCAGCTTGTTCTTTTGGTTGGTCCAAAGATTCGATGTGATTACATGTTGGGTAGCTACTACAACCAATGAACATCCCAAAGCGGCCTTGCCTTAATACCAATTCGTTTTGGCATTTAGGACACGGCACACCCAGCTCTTTCACCACGTGTCCATCGTTTTGATGCAACGGCTTGATGTAATCACAGCTCGGATACTGCTTACAGCCTAAAAATGGGCCGTGCTTGCCATGGCGAAGCTGAAGCTCTCCACCACACTGTGGACATGGTTCATGCTCTAGTGCATGTTCATGTGCTGAAAAAAGCTGATTATCAATCTTACTACTCATGACAAGCCTGTATTAATGCAAGATACCTTGCTCTTTGGTGTACAACAGCTCTTCCATTTGCGTGTAAGCACTTTCATTACCCGGTACATTAAATAGCACCATTAAGATAATCCATTTCAGATCATCCAATTCAAATTCGTTGGTCTCAAGTCCCATCACACGATCAATCACCATTTCACGAATCTCTGTCGTGAGTACGTTGATCTGTTCAAGGAACAGTAAGAAACCTCGACACTCCATATTAATACGTGAAATCTCTCGACTGGTATAAATACGCATCGAGGTATTGGAACACACACTAATCGCCGCTTGGTTCTCGGTATCTTGCAATGCAGCAAGATCTTCTAACCAATGGAGGGCCTTATAAATATCATCTTGGTGAAACCCTGCTCGAAGAAGTTCATCTTCCAGCTCATCTTGATCCACCTGCAATTCAGAATCGCTATGGATGTAGGTTTCAAACAAGTACATCAGTATGTCCATCATCATAGCTTAGCCTCTCCCCTTTCGAATATAGCCACCGGAAACTGCAACAACATGCCCTGAGAGCTCAAGCTCTAAAAGCTGCATCATGACCTCATGCACAGGTATATGGGTTCTCTGTGCCAAAATATCAACGGGTGTCGCCTCTAATCCTACGTTAGCTAACAGCTGTGGAAATGGCAATTGTTCATTTTCCCCCATACTGGGCGTAGGTTCGAACAAGCTAGGCTGCTGATCTATAGACCAGTCTAACAGACTCTTTATTTCGATCAGAACATCTTGTGCACTCTGTACCAAGCATGCTCCAGCTTTGATTAAGCTATTACCTCCGCGGCTGGTTGGGTTATGAATAGAGCCAGGAAGCGCAAACACCTCTCGGCCTTGCTCCATGGCATAGCGAGCTGTAATCAAAGAGCCACTCTTCTCAGCCGCTTCAACGACCAAGGTTCCGAGCGATAACCCACTTATAATACGGTTACGCCGAGGGAAATGTTCAGGTCGTGGTTTTGCGTTTGGGCGAAACTCTGAAATCAGCGCCCCATTTTCACAGATTCTATCGGCTAATTTTCTGTGCCGCGCTGGGTAAATGGAATCCAAACCTGAACCTAAAACCGCGAAAGTCTCTCCTCCTTTATCTAGAGCACCATCATGAGCGTAACCGTCAATGCCCAACGCTAAGCCACTGGTGACAATCAAACCGTTTTGGACGAACTCTTTGGCGAAGGACTTCGCTGTCTGCAGCCCTTCGATGCTGGCATTACGACTGCCGACCATTGCGATTTGAGGCTCAATCAGTTTTTCAACGTGACCTTTAACGAAAAGCACGCTCGGCGCGGAGGCGGTCTCATTCAGTAGTTTGGGATAATGCGAGCAATTCGGGGTAATGATGTGATGGTTGGGTTGTCTTGCTTGCCACTCTAGGCAAGCCTCCACTTCTCTTGGGGCTTGATCTCTTAGATAGGCAATTTGCTTGGCAGACAAACCAAGCGCTTGCAGTTGCTGACTTGAGTAACCAACAATATTCAAAGGGGAATCAATACTCAGCAGTCGAGAAAGGCGCTTGCCACCTAATTGCGGAACAAAACTTAGAGTTAACCAAGCACTCAGTTGTTGCTCATTCACTCGGTGCCCTTAGCTTCTTCCTTCAAAGCCAGATCCAAAGGCGATACCGCCAGAATATCATTACTAACCGGTTTTGAACTCTGAGTGATCAACGCCAAGCTAAAATACTCATAAGGACGAATGACCATCAAACTACCAAGTGAGGTACTTGGCAGCTGCACCTTATCGCTCGCCGCAGACTCTTTGTAGCTGTATTCACCTTGCTTACCAAACACCACAGCGCCGCTTTCACTGAGCGTAAACATAGAGCCTTGGCGAAGATTGTCCTGTGAGCCTTTATTAATAACGACCACTTGATTCTTTGCACTATATTGGCTGCCATCTAATGAACCCAAGATATTAGCAAACTGCCCCGCAGCACTAGGCGCTGGATAAAATGTGGTTGAGAGCTTCACCTGATCAACGCCAAGTTCTGGTAACACGAGGTCATTAAGTAACACCTCTTGCAGTTGAGTCTCTATCTGTAAACTACTGAACTCAGCATCCACCTCTTTCAAGCGCGCCGTGGCGACCAAACGCAAAGAGGTAATACTCGCTTGAGGTTGTTGCCTTTGATAAGTCTCGACGGCACGGTAGATACCCCATTTTTGATGCTGCTGGTTTCCCGAAATAAACAAACGGTCTTCACCCGATAAGAAGCGTTTGCCATCACTGGTCCCTAACACTCGTTGCGCTGACTGGATATCTTGCTGCTCAACCAAGCGATCAGATTGTAGATACGGCAAAACAAGCCCTTCATTCACGGTAGGTACCGCTTTCTTCTCTGATACACGAATCTTAGGGCTTAGCTTGATGACGGGTTTGAGGCTCAACACAGGCTCGCCATTAATCCAAACCAGAGACAATTTATCTCCGGGGTAAATCAGGTGAGGGTTTTCTATTTCAGGGTTTACCTGCCATAGCCTTGGCCACAACCAAGGGCTATCGAGATACATCGCGGAAATATCCCATAAGGTATCCCCCTTAACCACCACATAGGCCTGAGGTGCATCTTGTTTAATGGTTAAAGGTTGCTCATTATTTTCAGCCGTAACGGCGAACGAAAACGAGGCACAAATAAGAGAAAAAGTGGGAGAAAAATGACGCATGACCTAGGTTCCTTGGTCTGAATATATGACATCTGATTAGAGAATTACCTTCAGGATGCTGTCATTTGACCTCTAAAATGTCTAGAATTGAGCCAACAAGGTTTAAGCTGTTTCGGCACAGTTCAATATTTCGAGTGTATATGTCTGTATTACAAGTATTAACATTACCAGATGATCGTCTACGTACCGTGGCGAAACCGGTAAAAGAAGTTACCCCAGAGATTCAAAAGTTCGTTGATGACATGATTGAAACCATGTACGACGAAGAAGGTATCGGCCTTGCTGCAACGCAAGTAGATTTCCACCAGCGCATCGTTGTTATCGATATTTCAGAAACACGTGACGAGCCTATGGTTCTGATCAACCCTGAAATTACCGACAAACGTGGCGAAGATGGTATCGAAGAAGGCTGTCTATCTGTACCAGGCGCTCGAGCTCTAGTACCTCGCGCTGCAGAAGTAACGGTTAAAGCATTAGACCGTGAAGGCAACGAATTCACATTCGACGCTGACGACCTTCTGGCTATCTGTGTTCAGCACGAACTTGACCACCTAGAAGGCAAGTTGTTTGTTGATTACCTATCGCCACTAAAGCGCAAACGTATTCAAGATAAGCTAGCGAAGATTAAACGTTTCAACGAGAAACAAGGTTAATAACCGCTGCTATTACTAAATTAAGAAGGAAGTCTACCTTGGGTCAATCTTTAAGAATTGTCTTCGCAGGTACTCCGGATTTCGCCGCCCGTCACTTGGCGGCGTTGTTGTCTTCGGAGCATGAAGTTATTGCTGTTTACACACAGCCAGATCGTCCAGCAGGCCGCGGTAAAAAACTGACTGCGAGCCCAGTAAAAAACATCGCACTTAAAAACAATATTCCGGTTTACCAACCAGAAAACTTCAAGTCAGATGAAGCTAAGCAAGAGCTAGCAGATTTGAATGCTGACATCATGGTTGTTGTCGCTTACGGCTTGCTTCTTCCACAAGCTGTATTAGATACGCCTCGCTTGGGTTGTATCAACGTACATGGCTCTATCCTACCGCGCTGGCGTGGTGCTGCTCCGATTCAACGCTCTATCTGGGCGGGTGATAAAGAGACTGGCGTAACGATCATGCAGATGGATATCGGCCTAGATACTGGCGACATGCTAAGTATCGCGACGCTGCCTATCGAAGCGACAGATACTAGCGCATCGATGTACGAGAAGTTAGCGGGCCTTGGCCCTGATGCGCTTGTTGAATGTCTAGCGGACATCGCTTCTGGCAAAGCAGTTGCAGAAAAGCAAGACGATGAGCTTGCGAACTACGCGAAGAAGCTAAGCAAAGAAGAAGCGCGTATCAACTGGAGTGATGAAGCTGCGCATATTGAGCGCTGCGTTCGTGCCTTCAACCCATGGCCAATGAGCCACTTTGAAGCTGCAGAGAACAGCATTAAAGTATGGCAAAGCCGTGTGGCAGAGCAAACTTCTGATAAGCCTGCAGGTACTATTCTGCAAGCGGATAAAACTGGTATCTATGTAGCGACAGGACAAGGCGTACTTGTTCTCGAACAACTGCAAGTTCCAGGTAAAAAAGCTATGTCAGTTCAAGACATCTTGAACTCACGTGCAAGCTGGTTTGAAGTTGGTACTCAACTTT
Above is a window of Vibrio atlanticus DNA encoding:
- a CDS encoding type I DNA topoisomerase, translating into MSSKIDNQLFSAHEHALEHEPCPQCGGELQLRHGKHGPFLGCKQYPSCDYIKPLHQNDGHVVKELGVPCPKCQNELVLRQGRFGMFIGCSSYPTCNHIESLDQPKEQAEEQPLVACPECGRGHLVERKSRYGKTFYACDNYPKCKFAVNQPPVIGRCEECQFPLLLEKKTASGAKKQCADRKCHHIQSQ
- a CDS encoding gamma carbonic anhydrase family protein; translated protein: MSSKRSYKGISPQIGQGVYIDTSSVLVGDIKIGDDSSVWPLVAARGDVNHIHIGDRTNIQDGSVLHVTHKNAENPEGYPLLIGNDVTIGHKVMLHGCTIEDRVLVGMGAIVLDGVVIKEDVMIGAGSLVPPNKVLESGYLYVGSPVKQARPLNDKERAFLQKSADNYVQNKNDYLDSVLPV
- a CDS encoding DUF1488 domain-containing protein is translated as MNQSILFPDIQDWDEESQSIIFPAQQSGALIECVMSIEELSRLAGKDIEEGDQALVIFSELRFDIEELAEGLIEEEEYDSSNRIQIKVL
- a CDS encoding L-threonylcarbamoyladenylate synthase, with translation MDNFQHTLQALQQGEVIAYPTEGVFGVGCDPDNPQAIKKLLDLKQRPMEKGLILIAASYEQLLPYIDESQLTEAQLATVKATWPGPVTWIMPTSSKVTDWVSGQFESIAVRVTDHPLVQRMCNEFGKPLTSTSANLTGEPPCMTTEEVQQQLGQHLVAILEGQTGGREKPSEIRDAKTSKILRQG
- the hemF gene encoding oxygen-dependent coproporphyrinogen oxidase — translated: MSAIDKEAVKQFLLSLQDSICQQLEQADGTALFEEDAWEREPGERLGGGGRTRVMTNGAVFEQGGVNFSHVAGKAMPASATAHRPELAGRKFEAMGVSLVIHPKNPYIPTSHANVRFFIAEKEGEDPIWWFGGGFDLTPFYPFDEDCQSWHQTAKDLCAPFGEDVYQEHKEWCDKYFYLPHRDETRGVGGLFFDDLNEWGFDKSFAYMQAVGEGFAAAYLPIVERRKQTSYGERERDFQLYRRGRYVEFNLVYDRGTLFGLQSGGRTESILMSMPPLARWEYRYEPQAGSPEALLYSDYLKPRVW
- a CDS encoding 5-(carboxyamino)imidazole ribonucleotide synthase, yielding MHVLVLGAGQLARMMSLAGAPLNIEISAFDVGSKNIVHPLTQAILGNGLDNAIEHADVITAEFEHIPHDVLEVCERSGKFLPTTEAIKAGGDRRLEKALLDEANVKNAKYYVINSREDFDAAIAHVGLPMVLKSTLGGYDGKGQWRLKTLDNVESTWTEMAECIAATDNQAIVAEEFVPFDREVSLVGARGANGEIQVYPLAENVHTDGVLSLSTAIDDIELQEQAKNMFTAIAERLDYVGVLALEFFDVQGSLLVNEIAPRVHNSGHWTQQGAETCQFENHLRAVCGMPLGSTKLIRPTAMINILGEDTLPEAILAQGGCHVHWYGKEKRAGRKMGHINVSADYNAELQRALCSLADILDKQAYPAVHEFAEQMK
- the purE gene encoding 5-(carboxyamino)imidazole ribonucleotide mutase, whose protein sequence is MTVGIIMGSKSDWPTMKLAAEMLDQFGVAYETKVVSAHRTPQLLADYATSAKERGIKVIIAGAGGAAHLPGMAAAFTSVPVLGVPVQSKALKGMDSLLSIVQMPKGIAVGTLAIGEAGAANAGILAAQIIGTHNEKVMAKVEAFRSEQTETVLANPNPAED
- the aroE gene encoding shikimate dehydrogenase — protein: MTQQVDRYAVFGNPIGQSKSPFIHTLFARQTSQQLTYTALQPEQGEFIIAAQAFFSEGGRGCNVTAPFKEDAYQFANRLTERAELAGAVNTLKKLDDGEIIGDNTDGEGLVQDLLQHQVMLEGARVLLLGAGGAARGVIQPLLDQKPHQLVVANRTSSKAELLAEMFSSHGNIKGMGLSDVNEGFDVIINSTSSGLSGQLPEVSEIIFNSNSAVYDMVYGSGNTVFNQWALDNGVHAAYDGLGMLVGQAAESFMLWRGLRPGTKQILRELRKNLEM